One window of the Podospora pseudocomata strain CBS 415.72m chromosome 7, whole genome shotgun sequence genome contains the following:
- the SNF2 gene encoding transcriptional regulator (COG:A; EggNog:ENOG503NX7W), whose amino-acid sequence MASVQMSPAVQHPGSAGPSGMSAQQMQELYHKYQQMKQQGVPPNDPEFIKTSQMVAQAQRQWEIMKQQAQMQHQRQAMHQQQRQQQMQMQQMQMQQQQMANGATGVMPGQPNRMPQPGAPQATAPPSSTALEASALPAGANPMAANPVGPPQPPKQNKMSLSQDQLALLRDQILAFKMLSKNAGIPANLQKTVFERRQRRQPSTTEQEMQISAANAAAGVSSQDTPKSGPNGAAPAQESTPSVPNPKVYKTFKSPYDGSLVRNTISYMDHSRRKNRLIIPGVFPAGIDFEQLRTDREKIVFNRMSARYAELKSLPGNLAHWDAAKDSLEADDTLKRKAIIEMKSLALYSKQRALREKIGKQMLHYDNLAMTTNRASYRRMKKQNVREARITEKLEKQQRDARINKEKKKQSEYFQAVFTHRNEILGNAQTQRNHSTKLNRLMFAHHFNIEKEEQKRMERTAKQRLQALKANDEEAYLKLLDQAKDTRITHLLRQTDGFLHQLASSVRAQQRQAAQNYGNEEIPEESEPEEEDEESSRKIDYYAVAHRVKEEVTAQADILVGGKLKEYQIKGLQWMLSLYNNNLNGILADEMGLGKTIQTISLVTYLIEKKHQNGPYLVIVPLSTLTNWNLEFDKWAPSVSKIVYKGPPNTRKLQQEKIRRGEFQVLLTTYEYIIKDRPLLSKIKWFHMIIDEGHRMKNSNSKLSATIQQYYSTRFRLILTGTPLQNNLAELWAMLNFVLPNIFKSAKTFDDWFNTPFANTGGQDKMELTEEEQILVIRRLHKVLRPFLLRRLKKDVEKDLPDKTEKVIKCKFSALQARLYKQMVTHQKILVSDGKGGKTGARGLSNMIMQLRKLCNHPFVFDEVENQMNPMSVSNDLLWRTAGKFELLDRILPKYKATGHRVLMFFQMTAIMDIMEDFLRFRGIQYLRLDGTTKSEDRSDLLRDFNRPDSPYFMFLLSTRAGGLGLNLQTADTVIIYDSDWNPHQDLQAQDRAHRIGQKNEVRILRLISSASVEEKILERARFKLDMDGKVIQAGRFDNKSSETDRDAMLRTLLETADMAEGGEQEEMDDEELNMILARNDDELSIFHKMDEERSRDPIYGTKPGCKGVPRLMAENELPEIYLTEGNPVEEEEAVVLGRGARERTKVKYDDGLTEEQWLMAVDDDDDSPEAAAARKAARKERRENKRKSLLGGSIENSPSASRASTEEVETPVKKRGRKPGSKNQEKRKAEEGDEEPPAKKRRGPQGRTKSLGANGLSGGGMSSAVREKLQKSLKRVYDGLMDLAVDDDEPVPEDEKDDDDGPAKRLIIGPFVKLPPKRDWADYYLIIQNPICMKDIEKKMKKEEYGSLGAMRRDLDLLIKNCRTFNEETSGICMDARIIEQFFISEFEKELQDPDLRALDEPASSSAAGSTKDTSVAPSLTGDTPQPSSAAPPAGPTRIKLVSNSGSNGQLNGGVGSSRAQTEED is encoded by the exons ATGGCTAGTGTTCAGATGTCGCCCGCGGTCCAGCACCCTGGGTCTGCCGGCCCTTCGGGGATGAGCGCCCAGCAAATGCAGGAGCTTTACCAT AAATATCAACAGATGAAGCAACAGGGTGTTCCTCCCAATGACCCCGAGTTTATCAAGACATCGCAAATGGTTGCCCAGGCGCAACGACAGTGGGAAATCATGAAGCAACAAGCACAAATGCAACATCAACGGCAGGCAATGCACCAGCAACAGAGACAACAGCAAATGCAGATGCAACAAATGCAGatgcaacagcagcaaatgGCCAACGGCGCCACCGGTGTGATGCCGGGACAGCCCAACCGTATGCCTCAACCCGGCGCCCCTCAAGCCACCGcgcctccatcatcaactgcCCTGGAAGCCTCTGCTCTACCGGCGGGTGCCAATCCTATGGCGGCCAACCCTGTTGGgcctccccaaccgccaaaaCAGAACAAGATGTCTCTTTCACAGGACCAACTAGCCCTGCTCCGGGACCAAATTTTGGCCTTCAAGATGCTATCCAAGAACGCTGGCATTCCCGCAAACCTTCAAAAGACAGTGTTCGAGCGCCGGCAAAGACGCCAGCCTTCGACCACTGAACAGGAGATGCAAATATCCgccgccaacgccgccgccggtgtATCTTCACAGGACACCCCCAAGTCTGGTCCCAACGGCGCAGCCCCAGCCCAAGAGAGCACTCCCTCAGTGCCTAATCCTAAGGTGTACAAGACATTCAAGAGTCCTTATGATGGGAGCCTCGTGCGCAACACCATCTCTTACATGGATCACTCTCGTCGGAAGAATCGTCTCATAATACCAGGCGTTTTCCCGGCAGGCATCGATTTCGAGCAGCTGAGGACAGACCGTGAGAAGATTGTGTTCAACCGGATGAGTGCCAGATATGCCGAGCTCAAAAGCCTGCCCGGCAATTTAGCTCACTGGGACGCAGCGAAGGACAGCCTGGAGGCGGACGACACCCTCAAGCGGAAAGCCATCATTGAGATGAAGTCATTAGCGCTGTACAGCAAGCAGCGCGCCctgagggagaagattgGCAAGCAAATGCTGCACTACGACAATCTCGCCATGACGACCAACAGAGCGTCGTACCGCAGGATGAAGAAGCAAAATGTTCGCGAGGCCCGCATCaccgagaagctcgagaagcAGCAGCGCGATGCTCGCatcaacaaggagaagaagaagcaatcCGAGTACTTCCAGGCCGTCTTCACCCACCGCAATGAAATCCTCGGCAATGCCCAGACCCAGCGTAACCACTCGACCAAACTCAACCGCCTCATGTTCGCTCATCATTTCAACATTGAGAAGGAAGAGCAGAAGCGCATGGAGAGGACCGCCAAGCAACGTCTGCAGGCTTTGAAGGCCAACGATGAAGAGGCGTATCTCAAGCTGCTTGATCAGGCCAAGGATACCCGCATCACTCACTTGCTTCGCCAGACCGATGGCTTCTTGCATCAGCTCGCCTCGTCCGTCCGTGCGCAGCAACGACAGGCTGCCCAGAACTACGGCAATGAAGAAATCCCCGAGGAGAGCgagccagaggaggaggatgaagaaaGCTCGCGCAAGATTGATTACTATGCCGTTGCCCATCgcgtcaaggaggaggtcacAGCCCAGGCTGACattcttgttggtggcaaGTTGAAGGAGTACCAGATCAAGGGCTTGCAGTGGATGTTGTCGctctacaacaacaacctcaacggcATTCTTGCAGACGAAATGGGTCTCGGAAAGACCATCCAGACCATCAGTTTGGTTACTTACCTGATCGAGAAGAAGCACCAGAATGGCCCGTACCTGGTCATTGTCCCTCTGAGTACACTTACCAACTGGAACTTGGAGTTCGACAAGTGGGCGCCCTCTGTCTCCAAGATTGTTTACAAGGGTCCCCCAAATACCAGAAAGctgcagcaggagaagattCGCCGCGGCGAGTTTCAGGTGTTGCTCACAACTTACGAGTACATCATCAAGGACAGACCGTTGCTCAGCAAGATCAAGTGGTTCCACATGATTATCGATGAAGGTCACCGCATGAAGAACTCGAATTCCAAGCTCAGCGCCACCATCCAGCAGTACTACAGCACTCGTTTCCGTCTCATTTTGACCGGCACCCCTCTGCAGAACAACCTGGCCGAGTTGTGGGCCATGCTCAACTTCGTCCTTcccaacatcttcaagtcAGCCAAGACctttgacgactggttcaACACACCCTTTGCGAACACTGGTGGTCAGGACAAGATGGAACTCACGGAAGAAGAACAGATTCTCGTCATTCGTCGTCTGCACAAGGTTCTGCGTCCCTTCTTGCTGCGTCGTCTCAAGAAGGATGTCGAAAAGGATCTCCCAGACAAGACGGAGAAGGTCATCAAGTGCAAGTTCTCCGCCCTGCAGGCTCGTCTCTACAAGCAGATGGTTACCCATCAGAAGATTCTCGTCAGCGACGGCAAGGGTGGCAAGACTGGTGCTCGCGGTCTCAGCAACATGATTATGCAGCTGCGCAAGCTGTGCAATCATCCCTTTGTGTTCGATGAAGTTGAGAACCAGATGAACCCCATGAGTGTCAGCAACGATTTGCTGTGGAGAACGGCCGGCAAatttgagcttctcgacaGGATTCTGCCTAAGTACAAGGCCACTGGGCATCGTGTTCTGATGTTCTTCCAAATGACCGCCATCATGGATATCATGGAGGATTTCCTGCGTTTCCGAGGGATTCAGTACCTGCGCCTCGATGGTACAACCAAATCAGAAGACCGTTCTGATCTGCTCCGCGACTTCAACCGACCCGACTCGCCCTATTTCATGTTCTTGCTCTCCACCCGTGCTGGTGGTTTGGGTCTGAACCTGCAGACCGCCGATACTGTCATCATTTACGACTCTGATTGGAATCCTCACCAGGATTTGCAAGCTCAGGATCGTGCCCATCGTATCGGTCAGAAGAACGAGGTCAGGATTCTTCGCTTGATCAGCAGCGCCTCGGTCGAAGAGAAGATTTTGGAGCGTGCCAGATTCAAGCTTGACATGGACGGCAAGGTCATTCAGGCCGGTCGTTTCGACAACAAGTCTTCCGAGACGGATCGCGATGCCATGCTGCGGACTTTGCTAGAGACGGCGGATATGGCTGAGGGCGGTGAGCAAGAAGAGATGGACGATGAGGAGCTCAACATGATCTTGGCCAGAAATGACGACGAGCTGAGCATCTTCCACaagatggatgaggagaggtctCGGGATCCCATCTATGGTACGAAACCAGGTTGCAAGGGCGTACCGCGTCTCATGGCCGAGAACGAGCTTCCGGAAATCTACCTTACTGAGGGTAACccggttgaggaagaggaggctgttgtttTGGGTCGTGGTGCCCGTGAGCGCACCAAAGTTAAGTACGATGATGGGCTCACGGAGGAGCAATGGCTCATGGctgttgacgacgacgatgattcACccgaggcggctgctgcccGCAAGGCCGCTCGCAAAGAGAGGCGGGAGAACAAGAGGAAGAGCCTGCTTGGCGGGTCAATCGAGAACTCCCCATCAGCCAGTCGCGCTAGCACCGAGGAAGTTGAGACGCCAGTCAAGAAGCGGGGCCGCAAGCCGGGCAGCAAAAACCAGGAGAAGCGCAAGGCGGAAGAGGGCGACGAGGAGCCGCCAGCCAAGAAGAGACGTGGACCACAGGGACGTACCAAGTCGCTTGGTGCCAACGGCTTATCGGGCGGCGGCATGTCTTCCGCCGTGAGGGAGAAGCTGCAGAAGAGCCTCAAGCGGGTCTACGACGGGCTTATGGACCTCGCCGTGGACGACGATGAGCCGGTGCCAGAGGACGAaaaggacgacgacgatggtcCGGCTAAGAGGCTGATCATCGGGCCGTTTGTCAAGCTGCCTCCGAAGAGGGACTGGGCGGATTACTATCTGATCATCCAGAACCCGATCTGCATGAAGGAcattgagaagaagatgaagaaggaggagtacGGCAGCCTGGGGGCCATGAGGAGGGACCTGGATCTTTTGATCAAGAACTGCAGGACTTTCAACGAGGAGACGAGTGGGATTTGCATGGACGCTAGGATTATAGAG CAATTCTTCATCTCGGAATTCGAAAAGGAGCTCCAAGACCCTGACCTGCGCGCGTTGGACGAGCCGGCGAGCTCGTCGGCTGCTGGGTCTACCAAGGACACGTCTGTTGCGCCGTCGCTGACGGGTGACACGCCTCAGCCTTCCTCGGCTGCCCCTCCAGCCGGACCGACGCGAATCAAGTTGGTGTCCAACAGCGGGTCAAACGGGCAATTGAATGGCGGGGTGGGAAGTAGCAGGGCGcagacggaggaggattaG
- the SWC5 gene encoding swr complex subunit (COG:K; EggNog:ENOG503P2Q7) — protein MAPPEVDPLEEEYVSEEDSDFAPEDDNAPAAEESSASADEDEDAIAKPTAKRKRPAGGDAAEDAGFENSGDEAIISKGLKKKKRRQTKEDAEDEGGEGGLIKTRAQRAVEKAEKRAAVSTGPVTIDVDALWAQMTSEAAAPQPPSPPPSQEEKQQEKEAGKPSKETAAEKDLIKIKRTYNFAGKVHTEEKLVHRESAEAKLYLAEQAGRTDTTESEEPTRKLKKAFRSVFEPVMPIDPATGQRRSDLNLGVASRLKAREAAAAKAKKLNTVEKSRMDWAGFVDKEGIKDELELAGKSKDSYAARQDFLARSEALREEEARRARMAGKV, from the exons ATGGCGCCTCCGGAAGTAGACCCTCTCGAAGAGGAGTATGTTTCAGAAGAAGACTCCGACTTTGCCCCCGAAGACGATAACgcgccagcagcagaggaatcttctgcttctgccgatgaagatgaagacgcgATTGCGAAACCGACCGCGAAACGAAAACGCCCTGCCGGTGGCGATGCAGCAGAAGATGCCGGTTTCGAAAACTCGGGCGATGAAGCTATAATATCCAAGGGtctcaaaaagaaaaagaggagacaaacaaaagaagatgccgaggacgaaggaggcgagggcgggCTCATCAAGACCAGAGCCCAGCGTGCGGTAGA AAAAGCAGAAAAAAGAGCGGCCGTCTCCACCGGCCCGGTAACCATCGACGTCGATGCCCTCTGGGCGCAAATGACCAGCGAGGCCGCCGcaccccaaccaccatcaccaccaccatcacaagaagaaaagcaacaggaaaaagaagcaggaaaACCATCTAAGGAAACGGCCGCGGAAAAAGACCTCATCAAAATCAAACGCACGTATAATTTTGCTGGCAAGGTCCACACAGAAGAGAAACTCGTCCATCGGGAATCAGCAGAGGCAAAACTCTACCTCGCCGAACAGGCCGGGAGGACGGACACGACCGAATCAGAAGAACCGACCCGAAAACTCAAAAAAGCTTTCCGGTCCGTGTTTGAGCCGGTGATGCCGATTGATCCGGCGACGGGTCAGAGGAGAAGCGATCTTAACTTGGGGGTGGCATCTAGGCTCAAGGCGAGAGAGGCTGCtgcggccaaggccaagaagttGAATACTGTCGAGAAGAGCAGGATGGACTGGGCTGGGTTTGTGGATAAGGAGGGGATcaaggatgagctggagctggcggGGAAGAGCAAGGACTCTTATGCGGCCAGACAGGACTTTTTGGCGAGGAGcgaggcgttgagggaggaggaggcgaggagggcgaggatggctgggaaggtttaa
- a CDS encoding hypothetical protein (COG:Q; EggNog:ENOG503P20V) → MSTSTKPIALVVGASRGIGRQVAIDLAKAGYHVIVSAKSTTPLSSLTTLSPFPPDPNSPQSTITTVALEITQLGLSATAIPVDTTSQTSIENLIHDIITSHKRLDVLIYNTGAIHWGPLSTTPLKKFLLLQSVNPTGLYITLHHSLPHLKSSPLGGRIIVVSPPIYSRFFRGKTAYAIGKVGMSVLVKGLAMDFDREALPLPDKNRQKGMAITGIWPAVAIESAATEQFTRRDQEYKRDLRKPTIFSDAILAILDAPAERVNGELLLDEDFLREERGVTDFGKYSLIPGANPKRIMPEVLPDLRVKEQDDEGMRIDSSKL, encoded by the exons ATGTCAACATCGACCAAGCCCATAGCCCTCGTAGTAGGCGCTTCAAGGGGCATAGGCCGTCAAGTAGCCATCGACCTCGCCAAAGCTGGCTACCATG tcATCGTCTCCGCAAAATCAACAAcgcccctctcctccctcaccaccctctcgcccttcccccccgaccccaactcccctcaatcaaccatcaccaccgtcgcccTCGAGATAACCCAGCTCGGCCTCTCCGCGACCGCGATCCCAGTCGACACaacctcccaaacctccatCGAGAATCTCATTCACGATATCATCACT TCCCACAAAAGACTCGACGTCCTAATCTACAACACCGGCGCCATCCACTGGggccccctctccaccacccccctcaaaaaattcctcctcctccaatccgTCAACCCAACCGGCCTCTacatcaccctccaccactccctcccccacctcaaatcctcccccctcggcgGCCGGATAATCGTCGTCTCCCCGCCAATCTACTCCCGCTTCTTCCGCGGAAAAACCGCCTACGCAATCGGCAAAGTGGGCATGTCCGTCCTTGTCAAAGGCCTGGCAATGGACTTCGACCGAGAAGCCCTTCCGCTCCCTGACAAAAACCGCCAAAAAGGTATGGCCATCACCGGCATCTGGCCCGCCGTCGCCATCGAATCCGCCGCGACAGAACAGTTCACACGACGCGACCAAGAGTATAAACGGGATTTGAGAAAGCCTACTATTTTCTCTGACGCCATATTGGCAATCTTGGACGCGCcggcggagagggtgaaTGGGGAGTTGTTACTTGATGAGGATTTCTTACGGGAGGAAAGGGGTGTGACGGATTTTGGAAAGTACTCTCTGATACCGGGGGCGAACCCAAAGAGGATTATGCCAGAGGTGTTGCCTGATTTGAGGGTCAAGGAGCAGGATGACGAGGGGATGAGGATTGATAGTTCCAAGCTTTGA
- a CDS encoding hypothetical protein (EggNog:ENOG503NV0U; COG:S), giving the protein MANSDSDDYWVQEPELAPNDPMRNFMPTSFGKTSKEANIAAQIEQTRRKVEIPQKEKKEKKAASDSDSNSDSDDDDDDSESDEEDEAARFPVSHEVVFTTHDRAVTSIALDPAGARMLTGSLDGTIKFHDFSSMTPTTLRAFKSVDPWGSNKSGSTDSHPIQHIEFSRHSGGAFLCVTAHPQAKIMSRDGDVLTEFVKGDMYLRDMNHTKGHVGEVTTGTWHPTDQNFCITAGSDSTLRIWDVNNKRSQKEVIVFKSKAPGCAGRTRMTAVAWGAPSSGGAPVIVSAALDGSLVMYSGNGPFSRPAAEIRDAHKADTWTGGIDISSDGRMVVTRGGDGLIKLWDTRKFKQPLVKVEHPSTSDRYPMSNIKYSPDSSSIIAGSASGHLHILNPGNLRPEHVTPITPGVPLIVVDWHERLNQIITGSANSETHVLYNPEKSHRGALEVMSRAPKVRHIDDDPSAIMDQSSGISGDAIVAPGALGGTKRGGVTASGKSRDPMRPQMQTITPFMRSQPDAKHISENIPLSKMLHEDPREALLKYADAAKKDPMFTNAWAKTQPVTQYAETSDGEGEEGPDRKRVKR; this is encoded by the coding sequence ATGGccaacagcgacagcgacgactACTGGGTCCAGGAGCCCGAGTTGGCTCCTAATGATCCCATGCGCAACTTCATGCCGACGTCGTTTGGCAAGACATCCAAAGAAGCAAACATTGCGGCGCAAATAGAgcagacaagaagaaaggTCGAGATACCacagaaggaaaaaaaagagaagaaggccgctTCTGACTCGGACAGTAACAGCGATtctgacgacgatgatgatgactccGAgtccgacgaagaagacgaagccgCAAGATTCCCAGTCAGCCACGAGGTTGTCTTTACCACCCACGACCGCGCCGTCACCAGCATCGCGCTCGATCCAGCTGGCGCGCGCATGCTGACCGGGTCACTCGATGGTACCATTAAGTTTCACGATTTTTCGTCCATGACGCCGACGACCCTGAGAGCATTCAAGAGTGTGGACCCGTGGGGGAGCAACAAGTCGGGCTCGACAGATTCCCATCCGATCCAACATATCGAGTTTAGTCGGCATTCGGGCGGCGCATTCTTGTGTGTCACTGCGCATCCACAAGCCAAGATTATGTCGAGGGATGGCGATGTCTTGACCGAGTTTGTCAAGGGGGATATGTACCTGCGCGACATGAACCACACCAAAGGCCATGTGGGCGAGGTCACGACTGGGACATGGCATCCGACCGATCAGAATTTCTGCATCACGGCAGGTTCTGACAGCACATTGAGAATATGGgacgtcaacaacaagcgGAGTCAGAAGGAGGTTATTGTCTTCAAATCCAAAGCACCTGGGTGTGCTGGGCGAACAAGGATGACGGCGGTGGCATGGGGTGCTCCATCATCAGGGGGCGCGCCGGTCATCGTCTCTGCTGCGCTGGATGGGTCCTTGGTCATGTACAGTGGAAACGGGCCATTCTCACGACCAGCGGCGGAAATCAGAGATGCGCACAAGGCCGATACATGGACGGGCGGTATTGATATCAGTTCCGACGGGCGGATGGTGGTTACTCggggcggtgatgggctGATCAAGCTGTGGGACACACGCAAGTTCAAGCAGCCGCTGGTCAAGGTTGAGCACCCTTCCACCTCTGACCGTTACCCCATGTCCAACATCAAATACTCGCCAGATTCCTCGTCCATCATCGCTGGTTCGGCATCAGGGCATCTTCACATCTTGAACCCCGGAAACCTCAGGCCAGAGCACGTCACACCTATCACACCCGGTGTCCCGCTCATTGTGGTAGACTGGCACGAGAGGCTCAATCAAATCATCACGGGCTCTGCCAACTCCGAGACACATGTTCTCTACAACCCAGAAAAGTCCCATCGCGGTGCCCTCGAGGTCATGTCCCGGGCCCCGAAGGTGCGGCACATCGACGATGACCCCTCTGCCATCATGGATCAGAGCTCGGGTATTTCTGGAGATGCCATCGTGGCACCAGGGGCTCTGGGAGGAACCAAACGGGGTGGTGTTACGGCGTCCGGAAAGTCGAGAGATCCGATGAGACCTCAGATGCAGACCATCACACCGTTTATGCGCAGTCAGCCAGACGCAAAGCATATTTCGGAGAATATCCCACTGAGCAAGATGTTGCACGAGGATCCGAGAGAAGCACTGCTGAAATACGCAGATGCTGCCAAGAAGGATCCCATGTTTACCAATGCGTGGGCAAAGACGCAGCCGGTGACGCAGTATGCTGAGAcgagtgatggggagggggaggaggggccggaTAGGAAGAGGGTCAAGAGGTGA
- a CDS encoding hypothetical protein (EggNog:ENOG503P07X), with amino-acid sequence MSALTPEQKEHFLQHGWVKIENCFTREQAETITSNVWTRLGMDPNDKSTWHTLRTNMPSHFDFDSSTFAPKAWAAICEICGGEDRIDPAFKYWKDSLIVNLGTPEGENKPVPPENFPEWHVDGDFFVHYLDSREQGLLVTPLFTDIEHHGGGTYICPPAIPKIAKHLYENPAGVCPRMEPRGAPNFNQQENLDWFNNCAKSCAGEPGAFVEATGKVGDVYLMHPLMLHAPSDNSLRRVRIITNPPIALKEPMNFDRDNEQEYSLVEKVTLKALGKDRLPGWKITGPREAVTPLRVKIQEQMRLEELKRLEALKKQAEQTQTVTAAA; translated from the exons ATGTCAGCCCTCACGCCCGAACAAAAGGAGCACTTCCTCCAGCATGGCTGGGTCAA AATCGAGAACTGCTTCACCAGAGAGCAAGCAGAGACCATAACTTCCAACGTGTGGACTCGCCTGGGCATGGACCCCAACGACAAATCAACATGGCACACCCTCCGCACCAACATGCCCTCTCATTTTGACTTTGACTCGTCCACCTTTGCCCCCAAGGCCTGGGCAGCCATTTGCGAGATCTGCGGCGGGGAGGACCGCATCGACCCAGCATTCAAGTACTGGAAGGACTCCCTCATAGTCAACCTTGGAACCCCAGAAGGAGAAAACAAGCCTGTCCCTCCCGAAAACTTTCCCGAGTGGCATGTCGATGGGGACTTTTTCGTACACTACCTCGACAGCAGAGAGCAGGGTTTGCTTGTCACACCCCTGTTCACAGATATCGAGCATCACGGTGGTGGAACCTACATCTGCCCTCCTGCCATCCCCAAGATCGCAAAGCACCTGTACGAGAACCCAGCCGGTGTCTGCCCAAGAATGGAGCCCCGTGGCGCACCAAACTTCAACCAGCAAGAGAACCTGGACTGGTTCAACAACTGCGCCAAGAGCTGTGCTGGCGAACCGGGGGCGTTTGTCGAGGCAACCGGCAAAGTGGGGGATGTGTATCTGATGCACCCTCTCATGCTCCATGCGCCGTCGGATAACTCGCTCAGGAGAGTGAgaatcatcaccaacccacctATTGCGTTGAAGGAGCCGATGAACTTTGACAGGGACAATGAGCAGGAGTACAGTCTTGTGGAGAAGGTTACGTTGAAGGCGCTGGGGAAGGATAGGCTGCCGGGGTGGAAGATTACTGGGCCGAGAGAAGCAGTGACTCCGCTCAGGGTCAAAATCCAGGAGCAGATGAGActggaggagttgaagagactggaggcgttgaagaagCAGGCTGAGCAGACCCAGACTgttactgctgctgcctaA
- a CDS encoding hypothetical protein (COG:H; EggNog:ENOG503P219), translating into MRGGGTWGMSQASYTNLQLPISHCFSSLYLYVYISVYLCVSVSLLKRFIVPYPCKTVKMGGKIDCYLDIASLYSYLAYLDLLRNRPILASHGVTVEFHPTFLGALNQATGNKPPWTLPAKAAHGPFDAARSIARQGTYPNGSPLNITFPENLFINGKTILPLRALHCIKSKFPPETLDQTLLYLFHIFWSPPNLNLTVPENLKSTLLAVPEGFSGPTANDEKKKKLFSAEQVEEIMKGAQAEEFKGKLKKTTDEALERGAYGAPWIWATNDKGEGEPFFGSDRFHFVYKHLGLPYRDVEVLANGDDPKWGKLWRKENGAKL; encoded by the exons ATGCGGGGGGGTGGAACCTGGGGAATGTCCCAGGCATCTTATACAAACCTCCAACTTCCTATTTCACATTGCTTTTCATCTTTATATCTATATGTTTACATATCAGTGTATTTGTGTGTGTCTGTATCACTATTGAAGCGTTTCATTGTACCATACCCATGTAAAACAGTCAAGATGGGCGGTAAAATCGACTGCTACCTTGACATAG CTTCATTATACTCCTACCTCGCATACCTagacctcctccgcaaccgccccatcctcgcctcccacGGTGTAACCGTCGA ATTCCACCCAACGTTCCTCGGCGCCCTCAACCAAGCAACAGGCAACAAACCCCCCTGgaccctccccgccaaagccgccCACGGCCCCTTCGACGCAGCCCGCTCCATCGCCCGCCAGGGCACCTACCCCAATGGCAGTCCCCTCAACATCACCTTCCCGGAAAACCTCTTTATAAACGGGAAAACCATCCTTCCCCTTCGTGCCCTGCACTGCATCAAGTCCAAGTTTCCCCCAGAAACCCTCgaccaaaccctcctctaCCTCTTCCACATCTTTTGGTCACCTCCCAATCTCAACCTTACTGTTCCTGAAAACCTCAAGTCAACGCTGTTGGCTGTGCCGGAGGGGTTCTCCGGTCCTACGGCGAATgatgaaaagaagaagaagttgtTTAGTGCGgagcaggtggaggagattaTGAAGGGGGCTCAAGCAGAAGAGTTTAAAgggaagctgaagaagacGACTGACGAGgcgttggagaggggggctTATGGGGCGCCGTGGATATGGGCTACGAATGacaaaggggagggggagcccTTTTTTGGGAGTGATAGGTTCCATTTTGTTTATAAGCATTTGGGGTTGCCGTATAGGGATGTGGAGGTTTTGGCTAATGGGGATGATCCGAAGTGGGGGAAGctttggaggaaggagaatgGGGCGAAGTTGTag